From Microbacterium croceum, a single genomic window includes:
- a CDS encoding Nramp family divalent metal transporter has translation MPKNSELAEAPVTRTTPPRSLWLLGPALVAGVAYLDPGNVASNMTAGAQYGYLLVWVVIAGNVMAWLIQYLSAKLGVVTGQSLPEVLGSRLRSRWARRSYWLQAELVAMATDLAEVIGGAVALNLLFDVPLLLGGLITGAVSMILLAVQSRRGPRHFEFVIIGLMAIITIGFVAGVFVAPPDPAGVMGGLVPRFEGTGSVLLAASILGATIMPHAIYAHSALSRDRFGSASPNNQAPDAAAEAVRTDVSRIRRLLTATRWDVSIAMVIAGSVNLGILLLAAANLAGVEGTDSLEGAHAALAAGLGPVVATFFAVGLLASGLASTSVGAYAGAEIMQGLLHVRVPLLARRLVTLIPALVILGVGVDPTLALVLSQVVLSFGIPFALIPLVALTAQRRTLGVWANRAWTTAAGIIASVLLIALNGALLWLVLTGA, from the coding sequence ATGCCTAAAAATTCCGAGCTCGCCGAGGCGCCCGTGACGCGCACCACCCCGCCGCGCAGCCTGTGGCTGCTCGGACCCGCGCTCGTGGCGGGCGTCGCGTATCTCGATCCGGGCAACGTCGCCAGCAACATGACGGCGGGCGCGCAGTACGGCTACCTGCTGGTCTGGGTCGTCATCGCCGGCAACGTGATGGCGTGGCTGATCCAGTACCTGTCGGCCAAGCTGGGGGTGGTCACCGGGCAGAGCCTTCCCGAGGTGCTGGGCTCGCGCCTCCGCAGCCGCTGGGCGCGACGCTCCTACTGGCTGCAGGCCGAACTGGTCGCGATGGCCACAGATCTCGCCGAGGTGATCGGCGGCGCGGTCGCGCTGAACCTGCTGTTCGACGTGCCGCTGCTGCTCGGTGGCCTCATCACCGGCGCCGTGTCGATGATCCTCCTCGCCGTGCAGAGTCGACGGGGACCGCGGCACTTCGAGTTCGTGATCATCGGCCTCATGGCGATCATCACGATCGGTTTCGTCGCCGGCGTCTTCGTCGCGCCACCGGACCCCGCCGGCGTGATGGGCGGCCTGGTGCCGCGCTTCGAGGGCACCGGATCCGTGCTGCTCGCCGCATCCATCCTGGGCGCGACGATCATGCCGCACGCCATCTACGCGCATTCCGCGCTCAGCCGCGACCGGTTCGGCTCGGCATCCCCGAACAACCAGGCTCCGGATGCCGCCGCCGAGGCCGTGCGCACCGATGTGTCACGCATCCGCCGGCTGCTCACCGCGACCCGGTGGGACGTGTCGATCGCCATGGTCATCGCCGGGTCCGTGAACCTCGGCATCCTGCTGCTGGCCGCCGCGAACCTCGCCGGGGTCGAAGGGACGGACTCGCTCGAGGGCGCGCATGCCGCACTGGCTGCCGGACTCGGGCCCGTCGTCGCGACGTTCTTCGCGGTCGGGCTGCTCGCCTCCGGTCTCGCCTCGACCTCGGTCGGCGCCTACGCTGGCGCCGAGATCATGCAGGGACTGCTGCACGTGCGCGTCCCCCTGCTGGCCCGGCGCCTGGTGACGCTCATCCCCGCGCTCGTGATCCTCGGCGTCGGGGTCGACCCCACGCTCGCGCTCGTGCTCAGCCAGGTCGTGCTGTCGTTCGGCATCCCGTTCGCGCTGATCCCTCTCGTCGCGCTCACGGCGCAGCGCCGCACCCTGGGCGTATGGGCGAACCGGGCGTGGACGACTGCCGCGGGCATCATCGCCTCGGTGCTGCTGATCGCTCTCAACGGCGCCCTGCTCTGGCTGGTGCTCACCGGAGCCTGA
- a CDS encoding TrmH family RNA methyltransferase translates to MDEQTPESGTPERTTHGVGPWPGGADAWPEGEQYDPELLEVGDTRNVIDRYRYWRMEAIVADLDTQRHPFHVAIENWQHDMNIGSIVRSANAFLADTVHIIGRRRWNKRGAMVTDRYQHVVHHDDVETFAAWAAGEGIPIIAVDNVEGSVPVDKAELPERCVLLFGQEGPGLSAEALAAASGHVEITQYGSTRSINASAAAAVIMYEWCRRFAR, encoded by the coding sequence ATGGATGAGCAGACGCCCGAGAGCGGCACGCCCGAGCGCACCACCCATGGCGTCGGTCCCTGGCCGGGCGGCGCGGACGCGTGGCCTGAGGGGGAGCAGTACGACCCCGAACTGCTCGAGGTCGGGGATACCCGCAACGTGATCGACCGCTACCGCTATTGGCGGATGGAGGCCATCGTCGCGGACCTCGACACGCAGCGGCATCCGTTCCACGTCGCGATCGAGAACTGGCAGCACGACATGAACATCGGCTCGATCGTGCGCAGCGCCAACGCGTTCCTGGCCGACACCGTGCACATCATCGGCCGCCGCCGCTGGAACAAGCGCGGCGCCATGGTCACCGACAGGTACCAGCACGTCGTGCACCACGACGACGTCGAGACCTTCGCGGCCTGGGCGGCGGGGGAGGGCATCCCGATCATCGCGGTCGACAACGTCGAAGGATCGGTGCCGGTCGACAAAGCCGAGCTCCCCGAACGCTGCGTGCTGCTGTTCGGTCAGGAGGGGCCGGGGTTGTCTGCGGAAGCGCTCGCCGCGGCATCCGGCCATGTCGAGATCACCCAGTACGGCTCGACGCGCTCGATCAACGCCAGCGCCGCCGCTGCTGTGATCATGTACGAATGGTGCCGCCGCTTCGCGCGATGA